Within the Cyprinus carpio isolate SPL01 chromosome B18, ASM1834038v1, whole genome shotgun sequence genome, the region GGGTTAGTTGTAACACTATCAGTTTGACCAATCAGAAACAACCTATGGTGATTTCATCCATATCATACATCTCCATTTTGAGCTAACAGGAGAAGTGGGATGTGTCTGTGAGCAAGATTGTGAAATTGATCGCCAAAAAAGTGATTTTCAGGgaagaaagtatttttatttttttttaatcaagaataATTTTTGCCTAGCATTCATTGTAATGtagataaaaattttttttgacttACATAATCTTAAGTAGCCATTTCTCTAGTTTAATTTGATGGTAGACATTAACGCTAACTTCAAACCCACATGCTAAAAGAAGTGTCGGTTAAGTGTGTTTCTTGCCAGTTCTGGGCCCACGAAGCCTGCACTCCAGGGGCAGCCATCTACATTTTGTCACAACTGTGAGACTGACTGAACCCTTATGAGATATacactatacacactcacactgacacacacagcaaTTTGTTATAGTGTTAAGTTTAAAGTCCCATAAGaaatacactacacacacacacacacacacacacacacagacacacacacacagaaatttgTTATATCATTATTGGTATTGATACGCAACAATGGACTTTGGAGTGTATATGCTATGCGATTAGTAGGTTTAGGGTTTTGGGGTAGATGCGTATCATATGTACGCAAAACCTGCATATCATATGCATGCCAACTAATTTCGTATCATATGCACGCGAAAACTGCGTATTATACAGTTTGCATGCCAAACACATGCATATCATGTGCacgccaaagtccatttttgcaTATCAATACCGTATTCCGTATAAGTTTTCGTTTTTATTTGGTGtactatttatatgcattttcatgagactgGGCTACacacttggtaataaagctctttctgattctgatgaaaattcaaattcaatcactgacagcaggtggcacttatagGACACTAGCAGCGTTTCCTGGGTTATTGCTGTACGCAGTGCTGCGCTAATTAACActcttttaatatgcatttaacgACGGTAAGAcgaaaaagaaaatgccatcaaaacttttctgaagacagtcagttcttCTCAGAAATACATCCATATTCATCCCCACCCTAATTCCATAATTAtggttttctttcagtatttcagTGAATTTGTTCTGTCTGGgctgtgcacagacattttgaggggcccAAATTAAAAAAGGGGTACAaggagggtgggtgcttgttaatacaaattatccagttgttacaaatatacaattaaaagagaagatatCACACTCtataataattgactttattgtagatgttttgataagagtgggctctccctcactctctgagcctgcttctgcctcatcttcaatggaagtaggggagagtaggataagttgacccaccccctgcatcttagcaattacatttaatcattttaaatgtatcattaatacatttttgtatcattaatacatttaattacacttttattgtcatgtgaccatgtattttggaaccatgcatcatttctgccagactgtgaaaaggagaaacacattggGGGAATGGAAGGCAGCACggccgtagccagggtttgaaaattagtttGGTCTGGGTGGGaactgtgctataataaccccactcattatatacaccaaacactttaaaagagacatatatttagatgtttgtgaaagatttttttctctgttttggaggaatgaacattgttaaattatatcacattgcaGCAGTACTTAGGTTAGGGGTATatcattttatcagttgtttattattcattcagcaatacataggcctattactgttatagttttcattaataacaatTGCTGTATAGATAATAACTTTGTCTATtgcccttatgaatgttgttggcacgactttgtgaaaatgtaactacaatatgaaatagcacttgttctacagatctctgcactagtgtaatatgctactgttttgatagcgttgataacgtttctgacaaataatatcatgatgtgtttttttttatttttttttattattaccttaCCGAATGTGGTATtctgtcagcaataacatgtctctgggctcttttgattactatcagtttaagttcttgcagtgttgccagatattgctatgaaaacaaataaaaataaataaataaaaatatctttgcacctgtagtcactaatggccaacaaactctctgtttaatCTGTTTTTAGGACgactacaactttggtgttcaacatattgtttcgaAGATGCAAACAAttcaatattgaaatttaaacttaatttggttggttttatgttgttaaagttaactttaagaaaagacATATTACAAGGAAATTattcaatttgtttttaaattattatttatttcacatgggtttgaatcagattcggtcagaaggtcattttacacccagatggtgcatcttatccactgactcgactcgggtcaacttaccccaaacccGGGGCAAACtaagccatgggaacacttttttataagaagccatatcttagaaccctttgtcatacatacattctgatcatttaaaatgataggaatactttcattaggataggatagatactttcattgtacttctgcgtcattttcccttatcttgaggaccacaatAGTGAAAATtggctaatcttaccccactctcccctataagtattagacatttaatttaatattttcagcataaatctatattagaCGGtttctatggaagcagattagtctcaaatataattcacgcaaaaaacacgattcacacatgcgtagacaatttcacatgcatgaaacctaattcacgtacacgcAAAAAAAATgtacgtgcgtgaaaaaaaatatatattcacaaaaagcaattcacatgcgcaaaataaaattatatattcataaaatacatttcacaaatgcaaaacacaatttgtagatatacaactgtgtacaaaaacctttgaatgtttaaaatgtacgagtgtctgaatgtacaaatcgtcatttactacgaatccactcggatttgtgtgtgtgtggtgtttttgagactttcctggcagagctctcttcccacgtgggtctgtcgtactctttagccaatcagatgcgagcttaccattcaaccaatcatatcataagccactgagagtgcattcagaagctcgcaggcaatcggggagacgtcaagagagaagcccatagaagccctggcgttacattttaaaatactatacaaaataattaattagaatACATACTCCTACTCACTCAcaccaaagaactccccgctcaagctcgccgtctctgcaagattaacgatggcagtttgcacgcacagctactagaagatttacatctgtcagacaggttgctgacgtcatcaagctttgtttgagtctgcgcgtcagaaacggaagtgctaaaaatcgctaaaaatggccTTCatttgtctcaattgagttccagttGGGTCGCtatgtccatttcttttactgtctatgggattactgatgtaaaggcttaatttccgttctaattaatccatattgcgcaaaaggtgcgcagaatcgtgctccttgaatgcactctcagtggcttatgatatgattggttgaatggtaagctcgcatctgattggctaaagagtacgacagagccacgtgggaagagagctctgccaggaaagtctcaaaaacacgcacacacaaatccgagtggattcgtagtaaatgaagatttgtacattcagacactcgtacattttaaacattcaaaggtttttgtgcacagttgttttttttctaattgttttttttgtgtgttttttatgaatatataattttattttgcgcatgtgaattgctttttgtgaatatatattttttttcacgcacgtgaatttttttttgtgtgtacgtgaattaggtttcatgcatgtgaaattgtctacgcatgtgtgaatcgtgttttttgcgtgaattatatttgagactaatctggtTCCATAGGTTtcaacagcaacaacataaacaaatgtcACTGCGCATGCATGcgcgcttttgtggccctaacttaacttccggtagacttccaaatagaatcaataacaacagctaaatGCTCCTtttagagtagattatttttgataacacaCAAAATATGCTTGCTGTGTAAATCAGATggacttactgaaaatgcaaattcattctctgccagcaggtggtgttttaaagttttaaaattttctaaagataatcttccttcagaaatacagtgatataaaaacacccgcgcctcgttttgatttttaaatgttcagttagtGCTCTTGTTTATTGAAGGAAGACTTTTGGAAAATTGGTCAGTTTTGATTATTGTGGCGagcaccacaaataaataaatgtatgggaaacacatcccacagcacaaccacctgatcCCAACATCATTCTACTCATCATCTTAACTTTAACTCTTGCATTTGTAGACGGcgccatagccagactgataaacaaacacagaccggaagttaacttcgGGCCAGGCGCGTGCACCCAATGAAACGCTTTCAACTAATAAACAACTACTTTAGaacatttatactgtatttttaactatttatataaaatatgatgtgttatagattactagtatcaagacaagtgattataatgggaaatatacttaattacaagaattaaagtgtgataaactgcttaatattctatatgatgatttacctgctggcttCCTGGAGCTTTGTATTCATATTTGCAATGTTGAAATGTCTTTAATAGCCTCcctttgctctttctctctctgtcttctttttgtgaaggcattttatttatttatttatttatttttgtctacaGAGTGTGCCAACTACAgcaaatttggtgttatctatattagatctgatcaggtacaataatttgattagacattctaattctaagaacatggatattttgtacaACACTTTCAGAAGGGCGAGTCAttaccaacaaaaaacaaaaacaaacaaactaccaatatatatgtatgtgaaaggagaatgtaagtgtgtgagagtgccagaatgaattatggcttgtacggcCCCTCATAATACCCAACAGCTATTCATTATACTCACTAGTCATTTTcacagcctcattgtgtttataatcacactcttgcaaactattcttaAACTTTCCAACTTATAGATTTCAAATATAGCGTTGTTGGAAGCTTAATGGTGGAGGtgttgaagtcatgtgaccatggtgtagtttatttagctttttactgaggcttcaaaaatgcattttagattttttttttctctaatatagCAACTAGTTGGTGAAAAAATCTTATTGGGTTTTTGTCAAGGAAACTAGGGTGATGCAAACTtccgggttggcctacaaaaatatgtggGTCAAGATGTTGTTCTGAATGGTTGTGAGAGTACCTAACAGAGAAGTGTTCTGCTGGTGGTTTTCAATAACCGAGCTCTCTTCCTCATCCTCCCCCCAGTCTGCGATGTTAGCAGGTGGGATGCACTGCTCCAAGAACAGATCTTCATCTTCGTCGAAGTCCATGTTTTCTGGGGGCCAGCGCAGCTCACCGCTCTCCACCTCACTGACGTCAGTCGGCTCCACCACGATGGATGGCAAGCGCTCCTTTTCCTGCGGCGTGCAGGTCAGACAGCCTTCAGTACTCAAAACTACTTCCACTGGATCTGGGAAGATCTGCAAAATAAAGGAGAAAGACAGCAGAGAAATCTTTAGTATTGAATGGTGTTTTCACTACAGTGGTTCTTGTCTGTGGTTGCTTCAGGTCCGTCATATTACTGATGAAAGCTCAACACCATTATGAAATTCTAGCATATGTGATGCCACAATCTGCATGTCTCCTCTTTCTGATCTCTGTTGCTTAAAAACTAGTGAGGGAACAGCAGTTGTTatcaaataaatctaaatgtagaCAAGCATTACTTCAGCATGATCA harbors:
- the LOC122140340 gene encoding uncharacterized protein LOC122140340 isoform X3; translated protein: MGPVEGQCCGSCPSLPPIIIPGMGSVELCTTQEDGCLPTDGGMGYPEAQAMDEYPAQRNGDRLSFQIFPDPVEVVLSTEGCLTCTPQEKERLPSIVVEPTDVSEVESGELRWPPENMDFDEDEDLFLEQCIPPANIADWGEDEEESSVIENHQQNTSLLDLQTDDFRDDTPTLPPESASTLN